From the Osmerus eperlanus chromosome 21, fOsmEpe2.1, whole genome shotgun sequence genome, one window contains:
- the LOC134007868 gene encoding uncharacterized protein LOC134007868, which translates to MIQTLNNMAELKQSGFGRPSPRHGLQLLYWFSNEYIKINSNEIVVKVHPKDGIFGFHYFLNRRECDDNICIKLLPEENYKYFEVGNLHLPASSSLPPYVRKNYGPYQDGNNMDRIIISMQPGLQVHKIFVTEHEDQKRFDPDHTYRINRDLLMAIRNLSLDDFLKQAGYITENSIFVNNLQSSNPNPPQSQGFWDYCTIL; encoded by the coding sequence ATGATTCAAACTCTAAACAACATGGCAGAGCTGAAGCAGTCTGGGTTTGGCCGTCCCTCACCCCGTCATGGGCTGCAGCTGCTCTACTGGTTTTCTAACGAATACATCAAGATTAACAGCAATGAGATTGTAGTCAAGGTCCATCCCAAGGATGGAATCTTTGGCTTCCATTACTTCCTGAACAGGCGGGAGTGTGATGACAACATCTGCATCAAGCTGCTACCTGAAGAGAATTACAAATACTTTGAGGTGGGCAACCTGCACCTTCCAGCAtccagctctctgcctccctacgTCAGGAAGAACTACGGTCCTTACCAGGATGGCAACAACATGGATCGCATAATCATAAGCATGCAACCAGGCCTGCAGGTGCATAAAATCTTTGTGACGGAGCATGAAGACCAAAAGAGGTTTGATCCTGACCACACCTATCGCATCAACAGAGATCTGCTCATGGCTATTCGTAACTTATCTCTAGATGACTTCCTGAAACAAGCTGGTTATATTACTGAAAACAGTATATTTGTTAACAACCTTCAGAGCAGTAATCCCAATCCCCCTCAAAGTCAAGGGTTTTGGGActactgtactatactgtag